Genomic DNA from Williamwhitmania sp.:
GCCCAATGAGCATAATAAATATGGAGAAGATGCGGCGTAACCATACCTGATCGATTCGCTTGGCGTAGTAGGCACCTAGAATTCCTCCAAGGGATCCGCCCGCCACAAAAATTGCGCTAATGGTTAGGTCTATTTCACGCCCCTGAATAAAGTAGCTGGCCATCCCAAATATTCCAAACAGGAAGATGATGAAGAGGGAGGTGGCAATGGCCTCCTTCATCTTGAGCTTCGCACCAAGGAAGAGCGCGGGAACCAGCAGGAACCCGCCGCCAATTCCAAAAAAGCCGCTGGCCAATCCGGTGAGAAATCCGAGGGTCAATATTCTTGTATAGCTAATGGTTGCCGTTGCATCCGATTCGCTTGTCGCCGGCTGTTTCTTTCGGGTCATAAGGAAGCCGATGTAGATCATCAGCAGGGCAAAGGCGAGCAGCAACACGGGCCCCTTTACCTGCTTGTTCACCAGCGCACCGAGGTAGGTGCTCAGCAAACCCGGCGCAGCCATGAGGAAGGCAATCCTGAACTTCACAAGCGATTGGCGCATGTAGCTCACCGAGGAGATGAGTGAGGTAAAGCCTACAGCCACCAGCGAGGTTCCAATGGCCAAATGGATATTTTCGCCCACAACGTAAACCAGCAATGGAACGGCTAGGATGGAACCGCCGCCACCGGTTAATCCCAGTGCGCCTCCCGATAGAAGTCCGCTGAGCAGCGCAAGTAGATGAGC
This window encodes:
- a CDS encoding sulfite exporter TauE/SafE family protein — translated: MTLAHLLALLSGLLSGGALGLTGGGGSILAVPLLVYVVGENIHLAIGTSLVAVGFTSLISSVSYMRQSLVKFRIAFLMAAPGLLSTYLGALVNKQVKGPVLLLAFALLMIYIGFLMTRKKQPATSESDATATISYTRILTLGFLTGLASGFFGIGGGFLLVPALFLGAKLKMKEAIATSLFIIFLFGIFGMASYFIQGREIDLTISAIFVAGGSLGGILGAYYAKRIDQVWLRRIFSIFIMLIGLAIFIENLMKVF